A genomic region of Arachis stenosperma cultivar V10309 chromosome 9, arast.V10309.gnm1.PFL2, whole genome shotgun sequence contains the following coding sequences:
- the LOC130948662 gene encoding uncharacterized protein LOC130948662: MSSGFIESEVVVVGALYQQLWIYSLLLTISSVFSACCMLLCLSEQRLTLVNPAVSMRLRPRRTCSGVVCFGGFHIQRFSTLFLFLRGDLT, from the exons ATGTCGTCTGGGTTTATTGAATCGGAAGTGGTTGTAGTTGGGGCTCTGTATCAGCAGCTCTGGATTTATTCTCTGTTATTGACTATCTCGTCGGTGTTCTCCGCCTGCTGTATGCTTCTCTGCCTCAGCGAGCAGAGGTTGACTCTCGTGAACCCAGCTGTTTCAATGCGTTTGAGGCCAAGAAG GACTTGTTCTGGAGTAGTGTGTTTCGGAGGCTTTCACATACAAAGATTTTCAACACTTTTTTTGTTCTTAAGAGGGGATCTCACCTGA